The following are encoded in a window of candidate division TA06 bacterium genomic DNA:
- a CDS encoding rubrerythrin: MYGKGAAVAEDSRNILEWLKVALDFENEGLLFYTKAASESSNVLSRRLFRTLAGQEIDHAKKIEEIYGLVEGGKELPPPEKLKKIGAHVDVEKDIEEFFGATDRESLRKDIGNVEAMEVALEIEKKSFNLYSERLKDATNASEKGFLKALRDEEKKHIDALDNVYYYLTDPEMWFASDESRVWNWMGT, translated from the coding sequence TTGTATGGAAAGGGGGCTGCAGTGGCAGAGGATAGTAGAAATATACTGGAGTGGCTGAAAGTGGCTCTTGACTTCGAAAATGAAGGTCTTCTCTTCTACACTAAGGCTGCCAGTGAATCATCAAATGTTCTTTCGAGAAGATTGTTCAGGACGCTGGCTGGCCAGGAGATTGACCACGCCAAAAAGATAGAAGAGATCTACGGACTGGTCGAGGGCGGGAAGGAGTTGCCTCCTCCTGAAAAACTGAAGAAGATCGGTGCACACGTGGATGTGGAGAAGGACATCGAGGAGTTCTTCGGGGCGACTGACAGAGAAAGCCTCAGAAAAGACATAGGGAATGTAGAGGCGATGGAGGTGGCGCTGGAGATTGAGAAAAAGAGCTTCAATCTATATAGCGAGCGGCTCAAAGATGCGACGAACGCGAGTGAGAAGGGATTTCTTAAGGCACTCAGGGATGAAGAAAAGAAACACATAGATGCGCTGGATAATGTCTATTACTACCTGACAGATCCCGAGATGTGGTTTGCCAGCGACGAGAGCAGAGTGTGGAACTGGATGGGAACCTGA
- a CDS encoding DUF2029 domain-containing protein, giving the protein MLLRGRTCWLVALLALICLVKATDSRRIISGTMSTDFRSFYFAGLGVLGQGNIYDFEYLGTLAIRSGVTERIYPYLYPPPLAFYVSPLTKLGATGASRLWYLLSVILSVVMLMQSMRLAFTLQGAGERWKDSPLPFLALLLFLVLPFDNNLKMGQVNIIVLTCVVVSLVQALAFDRDLLAGFLLAPAVLMKVTPLFLLLFFLLNRRYRTLWGCVVGLVIFTAPTVMVSGGLQSWQHFFGFMGSMSYGKTVPGLFPAASLPNFSVAGCIARLAQSETTVTAVTSVLVLLLGVALLLQHRRLMRKGKGGLLVLPYLIFMIIASPLTYLHHVVLIYPGLLITAWLIMPREKRGSYVLLAVMLGLAFIASTDFPLLYNRLQINGGILSSVNLYALLILFILGLVLPKTRGVTWDECKSARPEQGAPADADGPRPHRHKTRNCENRN; this is encoded by the coding sequence ATGCTGCTACGCGGAAGGACATGCTGGTTAGTTGCTCTGTTGGCTCTCATCTGCCTCGTCAAAGCGACAGACAGCCGTCGCATCATAAGCGGCACTATGAGCACCGATTTCCGCAGTTTCTACTTTGCCGGCCTGGGTGTTCTGGGACAGGGAAACATCTACGACTTTGAGTACCTTGGAACCCTGGCAATCAGGTCGGGCGTTACTGAGCGCATTTATCCTTACCTATACCCGCCCCCACTGGCATTCTATGTGTCTCCCCTAACCAAACTGGGAGCTACTGGGGCATCTCGGCTATGGTATCTCCTGTCCGTGATTCTCAGTGTAGTGATGCTGATGCAAAGCATGCGCCTGGCATTCACTCTGCAAGGCGCTGGTGAGCGATGGAAAGACAGTCCCCTACCCTTCTTGGCGCTTCTTCTATTCTTGGTGCTGCCGTTCGATAACAACTTGAAAATGGGCCAAGTGAACATCATTGTGCTTACTTGCGTGGTTGTTTCCTTGGTCCAGGCTCTGGCCTTCGACCGCGACCTCTTGGCCGGCTTTCTCCTTGCACCCGCAGTGCTGATGAAGGTGACCCCGCTTTTTCTTTTGCTTTTCTTCCTACTGAACCGGCGTTATAGGACGCTTTGGGGATGTGTTGTTGGGCTGGTCATATTCACTGCTCCCACCGTGATGGTCAGTGGAGGTCTGCAGTCATGGCAGCATTTCTTCGGTTTCATGGGCTCCATGTCCTATGGCAAGACGGTACCGGGCTTGTTTCCTGCTGCGAGCCTCCCGAATTTCTCGGTGGCTGGTTGCATCGCCCGATTGGCACAGAGTGAAACCACCGTCACTGCCGTGACCTCGGTGCTGGTGTTACTCCTTGGGGTTGCCCTTCTCTTGCAGCACAGGAGGCTAATGCGCAAGGGTAAAGGGGGACTGCTGGTTCTACCTTATTTGATCTTCATGATTATCGCGTCTCCTCTGACTTACCTCCATCATGTCGTCTTAATCTATCCCGGCCTTCTCATTACGGCTTGGCTCATTATGCCCAGAGAGAAGCGAGGTTCATACGTGCTTCTCGCAGTCATGCTAGGCCTAGCGTTTATTGCCAGCACAGATTTCCCGCTGTTGTACAATCGCCTCCAGATAAACGGGGGTATACTGAGTTCGGTCAACCTGTATGCACTTTTGATTCTTTTTATTCTAGGCTTGGTTCTACCTAAAACGCGTGGCGTGACATGGGATGAATGCAAAAGCGCACGGCCCGAACAGGGCGCTCCAGCGGACGCGGATGGACCACGCCCCCACAGACACAAAACACGAAATTGCGAAAATCGAAATTGA
- a CDS encoding universal stress protein — protein sequence MGGSHGRTDRIDILEDLSLCEITLCTVCSHSCLDKSWKQGIGEDSMFKKILVATDASEQALRACREAAGMAKAFGSEVTLIYVVYLPPMYKTDVGPGIRETLVDDGKEILQKSKEEADASGIEAKVKLIREGNPAEVIVKESKSGAYDLIVMGSSGLGRAGALQLGSVSVRVADDADCSVLIIK from the coding sequence ATGGGGGGGAGCCACGGGCGCACGGACCGAATTGATATTCTTGAAGATCTGTCCCTTTGTGAAATCACTCTGTGCACTGTCTGCTCTCATAGCTGTCTGGATAAGAGTTGGAAACAAGGGATAGGAGAAGACAGCATGTTCAAAAAGATACTGGTGGCAACTGATGCTTCAGAGCAGGCGCTGAGGGCCTGTCGAGAGGCAGCCGGGATGGCCAAGGCGTTTGGATCAGAGGTGACCTTGATTTATGTTGTTTATCTGCCTCCTATGTATAAGACGGATGTGGGACCAGGTATTCGGGAGACACTGGTTGATGATGGTAAGGAAATCCTTCAGAAGAGCAAAGAGGAAGCAGATGCATCAGGCATAGAAGCAAAGGTGAAACTGATCAGGGAAGGAAATCCTGCGGAAGTCATAGTCAAAGAGAGTAAATCAGGCGCGTACGATCTAATTGTGATGGGAAGCAGCGGGTTAGGCAGAGCCGGGGCCCTTCAATTGGGCAGCGTGAGCGTCAGAGTCGCAGATGACGCAGATTGCTCAGTGCTAATCATCAAATAG
- a CDS encoding T9SS type A sorting domain-containing protein — GPDFTSNVALPVNYDHHGTFREIGNVYTREYEESYISSIFDAGDVVNWGDISWVDSLPQGTDITVQVRSGDTPVPDPMWSDWLALSNGETIPGSLDARYLQYQALFSYTNPSRLPLLFEVSVGEEELSPLGLKENVLAELDTLEPQSKHVAKGIKKAKKHIEKSLNPKYWLDETHLVCKKGKKVFHEEKKAVKDLKKLCQGEKCKGVTSLFLIYHGAEEALIEAISKKKTCFGPEMVSPEDTFEINAVDEKLGANTEIWVDGSLDEEIHTSCSKPLEEGMVFGDFEVESVDKIGEGEGGFPSELCERLILMLVKADSILARVAIDDAIAAGGKEKEIEKAEKEMGKAEEDKAKGKYHKAIDHYKKAWEHACKAMKSHKHSHNQMIWETKTEHRTTLLQNSPNPVTSSTRITLVLEQPTSAKLAIYDLAGRVVWEFASSSLTSGMNVVEWDCADKDGRPVPSGVYLYKLETGTFSQTKKMMVVR; from the coding sequence GGGGACCAGACTTCACATCGAATGTGGCCCTGCCAGTGAATTATGACCACCATGGGACATTTAGAGAGATCGGGAATGTCTATACCAGGGAGTATGAGGAGAGTTACATCTCATCCATTTTTGATGCAGGAGATGTGGTGAACTGGGGTGACATAAGCTGGGTGGATAGCCTTCCTCAAGGAACCGACATTACGGTGCAGGTGAGAAGCGGAGACACTCCTGTTCCGGATCCGATGTGGTCTGATTGGCTCGCCCTTTCCAATGGAGAAACAATTCCTGGCTCTTTGGATGCGCGGTATCTTCAGTATCAGGCACTCTTTTCTTACACAAATCCATCAAGACTGCCACTACTCTTTGAGGTTTCTGTCGGCGAGGAAGAACTCTCACCCCTGGGCCTCAAGGAGAATGTGCTGGCGGAACTGGATACACTGGAGCCTCAGTCAAAACATGTGGCAAAAGGGATAAAGAAGGCAAAGAAACACATAGAAAAAAGCCTGAACCCTAAATACTGGCTCGATGAGACACACCTCGTGTGCAAAAAAGGCAAAAAGGTATTCCACGAAGAGAAGAAAGCAGTAAAAGACTTAAAGAAACTGTGCCAGGGAGAAAAATGCAAAGGGGTCACGTCGCTCTTTCTCATCTACCATGGGGCAGAGGAAGCTTTGATCGAAGCCATAAGCAAGAAGAAGACCTGCTTCGGTCCTGAGATGGTATCACCAGAAGATACTTTTGAAATCAATGCAGTTGATGAGAAGCTGGGTGCAAACACAGAAATCTGGGTGGATGGCTCCCTTGATGAAGAGATACACACCTCCTGCTCCAAGCCTCTTGAAGAAGGTATGGTGTTTGGGGACTTCGAGGTTGAGAGTGTTGACAAGATAGGTGAAGGAGAAGGCGGGTTCCCTTCAGAACTGTGTGAGAGACTGATCCTGATGCTGGTCAAGGCAGACAGCATCCTTGCAAGGGTGGCAATTGATGATGCGATTGCTGCTGGTGGCAAAGAAAAAGAGATAGAGAAGGCAGAGAAGGAAATGGGCAAGGCTGAAGAGGATAAAGCCAAGGGGAAGTACCACAAGGCTATTGACCACTACAAGAAAGCCTGGGAGCACGCGTGTAAGGCAATGAAGTCCCACAAGCACAGCCACAACCAGATGATCTGGGAAACGAAGACCGAACACAGAACCACGCTCCTTCAAAACAGCCCAAACCCGGTGACCTCATCGACCCGAATCACTCTTGTACTGGAACAGCCAACATCGGCCAAGCTAGCAATCTATGACCTGGCCGGAAGAGTGGTCTGGGAATTTGCATCATCATCCCTCACCAGTGGAATGAATGTAGTAGAATGGGACTGCGCGGACAAAGACGGCAGGCCCGTACCATCAGGAGTCTACCTGTACAAGCTAGAAACAGGCACTTTCAGTCAGACAAAGAAGATGATGGTTGTCCGTTAG